The stretch of DNA GCAGCGCGAGGACGCGGCTGCCTGGGTCGCCTTCGGTGCCGCCGCATCCACCAGGCCCTGGCTGGCCGATCCCTACTGGGAGGCGCTCCAGATCATGCGCACCTGGGTCGAGGGCATTCTGGCGGACGCTCGGAAGGCCGGTCGTATGCGCGTGGACCTGTCACCCGCCGAGGGGGCGCGCCTGGTGACCGCCGTCGTCAACGGGCTGACCCTCGATCTGCTCAACGCCCCACCGACGGAGCCGGAGGAGGTGGTCGGGCACCTGCGCTCGGGGCTTGGTCTGATCCTGGACGGCCTGTGAGGCCCCTCGATGGTCCGCGCGACGTCGGAGCCCGTAGACGCGTCCGCACCCCCGGGGCTCAGGTGAGGGACCAGTCCCCGACCTCGAGCTGTCCGTGGCTGTTGCTGCCAGTGGCGATGACGCTGCCGTCGGAGCGGAGTCCCACGGTATGGGCCGCTCCGGCGGCGATGGCCACTATGTCCCGCCATTGGCGGACATCGCACTGACCCGCCTCGGATCTACCTGACGCGACGACGGTACCGTCATCCTTCAGGCCGACGCTGTGGCAGCTGCCTGCCGCAACCGCGCTGATATCTGTCCAGCGCTCGGCGTCGCCCCAGAACTCGGAGCGCCCGGCTGCGCGAACGGTGCCGTCCGCGGCCAGGCCGATCGTGTGGAGGTAGCCAGCGGCCACCGCACGCATCTGGAGCCATTCATCCACCTCGCACTGGCCCGCAGTGTTGTTGCCGGTGGCGCAGACGGTTCCATCGGCGCGAACCGCCACCGTGTGCCAGTCACCGCAGCTGATGCCCGTGATCTCGCGCCAGCTGTCGACCTGCCGTTGCCCCTCGGTACCACGGCCGACCGTCACCAGTGTCCCGTCGCCTCGCAGCCCCGCACTGAATCTCCATCCTGCCGCGATGGCGATGACGTTCCGCCAGTCCCGGACGTTGCACTGGCCCTGGCTGTTCCAACCGCTGGCCAGAACCGTCCCGTCACCGCGAAGCCCCAGTGTGTGGGACCGACCGGTGTTGCCAGCAATATGCACGTTTCCCGACGTGACGGCGACGATGTCTCGCCACTGCGCCACCTGACACTCTTCGGCGGAGTCCGACCCGACGGCCACCACCCGGCCGTCCGCGAGGCGCCCGACCGTGTGCCTGCGTCCAGCAGCCAGAGGAACATGAGCTGTCACAGTCACCTCCTTCGTGACCATCTCAGCACAGCAGTCTCGTCCGTGTCATCAATGCCATGCTCCGTTCGCGAGCGTCTTCGAGGACGTACCTTCGTGGCGAGGACCGCGTTTTCCTGCAGATTGCGGGTGTCGGGGCGCAGTCATCGGTGGGAGAACGCAGTTCTCGGGTGAGAAGTACGTCCCCGATCCGACGCCGGAGGCTGAGCACACGCACTGCGCCCCCGGAATCGCGAAGGATCCGGGGGCGCAGTGCGCAGTAGCGAGAGTCAGTGGCCGGCAGCCTCAGACGCCCAGCCCCACCTGGGAGGCCAGGAACACGAGAGCGCCCAGCACCACCAGCAGACCGATGGAGTAGGGCGCCGCCTTCCTGAGGATCTCGGCGTCCGTCCCGGGTGCGTCCACCGCGGTCGAGGCGATGGCCAGGTTCTGCGGGGAGACGATCTTGCCCAGACCGCCGCCGATCGTGTTGGCGGCCAGCAGGATCCTCGGGTCGAGCCCGGCCCCCTGGGCGGCGGTGGCCTGCAGGTTGGCGAACAGGGCGCCCGCGCTCGTCGCCGAGCCGGCCACCGCGGTGCCCACCCAGCCCAGGGCGGGGGACAGGAAGGCGTAGGCGGCGCCCGTGGCCGCCAGAGCCGCGCCGATCGCGGAGGTCTGCCCGGAGAAGTTCATGACGTAGGCCAGAGCCATGACGGCGGCGATCGTCAGGATCGCCATGCGCAGCGTGTAGCAGGTCTTGGCCAGCGTGGCGAAGCCCTTGCCCACGCTCATCTCGAACTTGCCGGGAACCGAGCGCGCCGCGTAGATGAAGGTGACGATGATGGCGGTCAGGAAGATCCAGGTGCCCGGGTTGGACAGGGTCTGGAGCGTATAGATGGCGCTCTTGGCTGGCTCCCCCTTGGGGGTCAGGAGCTGGCCGTAGACGCCGGGCCACTTCATAGGCAGGTCGGTGGCCTTGAAGACCTTGTCGAGGTTGACGCCCAGGGTCCACAGCTTGGTCGCAGCGATGATGACCACCACCAGGATGTAGGGCAGCAGGGCCAGGACGACGCGCTCGCGGTCGGGGGCGTCGTTGGCGGCCACGTGGGAGCGGAACTCCTCGGGCGTCTTGGGGCTCCACACCAGCAGGAAGACGTAGGAGGCCGCCAGGCCCAGCAGCGAGGCCAGCACCGCGGTGAGCTCGTAGGAGATCGAGGGGGTGAAGAAGTGGCCGACGCCGGTGGCCAGCCCCGCCACGATCGCCAGCGGCCACAGCTGCTTGACGCCGCGCACGCCGTCGAGGATGAACAGCAGAAGCAGCGGGATGAAGGCGCAGAACACCCAGGTCAGGTGCCCCATGGCGGTGGCGACCGTCACCGGGTCCTCGCCACCGAGCTTTCCGGCGGTGGTGGTGGGGATGGCCATGGCGCCGAAGCCCACGTTGATGGCGTTGCCGACCATGACGACGGCGGCGGCCTTGAGCTTGGGCAGCCCCAGGGTCGCCACCATGGCGGCGGCGATCGCTACCGGGGCGCCGAAGCCGGCCAGGCCCTCGAGCAGGCCGCAGAAGGAGAAGGCCACGATGAGGGCCTGGGCGCGCATGTCCCCCTTGCCGATCGCGTTGAACACGGCCCGTAGGTCGGCGGACCTGCCCGAGACGTCGGTGAGGTTGTAGAGCCACACGGCGGCGATGATGATGTAGACGATCGGGACGAATCCCATGGCCATGCCCTGGGTGGCGCTCATGATGGTCATTCCCACCGGCATGTGGAACAGGGCGACGGCGGTGATCGACGCGACCACCAGGGAGATGATCGCGCACCAGTGGGTGGCCACCTTGAACACGCCCATGAGGACGAAGAACACCACCAGCGGTAGCAGGCCCACCGCGGCGGTGAGGTAGACGTTGCCACCCACGGCGGTGGTCGACGGCGTGAAGGCTGCGGGCAGGCCCGCCAGTGCGGGGGCGAGGGGTGCCGGGTGTGCCGGCAGGGCTGTCAGGACGGCTGGCGTCATGGCTACTCCACTGTGAGTACTGATGAAGGTCGTCCAGGTCGCGGATGGGCCGGGTGGGCAGCCGCGGCGCTGCTTCCTGGGTACTAAGGCCTAACGATCATGCCACGGAGATGGTGACTTGCGCACCATGTGACACGGCAGGGTGTCGCTGTCGCGCAGAAATCCGGGAGAAAGTGGGCAAGAAACTGGTCGTGGCCTACGTCGCTCGACGGTGTCCGGCGCGTTATTGCGGTCCACTCCGTGCGCTAAAACTGGGTGGAGCCCAGGACATCCGGCTGCGTGGGTGAGGTGCCGGTGCACGCCGTCGGCCGGTTCAGCGCTTGCGCGCCGGGCGGGGCACCAGGCGGGCCGAGTTGAGGATGAAGGCGGACTCGGAGACGACGTGCACGAGCGCCGCGGCCACGGGCCCCAGCAGCCCCAGACCGGCGGCGATCATGCCGGCGACATCGACGACGACCGTGCCCACGAAGTTCACCATGATGATGCCCCGGGCCCGGCGGGCCACCCGCACGGTCTCAACCAGGTCGGCCGGGGCGGACCCCACGAGCACCACGTCCCCGGCCTCGCGGGCCACGTCCGTGCCGGTGCCCATGGCGATGCCGACGTCTGCGGCGCTCAGGGCCGGGGCGTCGTTGACGCCGTCGCCCACCATCGCCACGCTCTTTCCCGCCCGGCGCAGCGATCGGACGACCTCCTCCTTGTCGGTGGGCAGGAGGCCGGCGCGCACCCGATTCTCGTTCAGGTCGAGCACGCGGGCCACGTCGCCCGCGGAGGCGGCCGAGTCACCGGTGAGCATGAGCACCTCCAGCCCCATATCGCCCAGGTCGCGCACGGCGGTAGCCGCGCCCTGGCGCAACCGGTCGGCCAGGGCGATGGTGCCCAGGAGCCGGCCGTCGGCCCGGACCTCCACCACAGAGGTGGCCGAAGGCGCCTCCGGGTCTGAGGCGGTGTCGGACGCGATGACGGCGTTGGCCTCGGCCCCGGCAGCGTCCTGGCCCGGTTGGTGCTCCTGTCCCTCCCTGCGCCCGACGGTGACCCGGCGCCCGTCGACGCGGGCGCTCACGCCGGCGCCGGGGGAGTAGGTGACGTTGCTCGGAACCGGCACCGTCAGGTCGCGCACGGCGGCCTCGGTGCGGATGGCCCGGCCGATCGGGTGCTCGGAGTTCCACTCCGCCGCGGCCGCCAGGGCCAGGACCTCGGCCTCGTCCGTGCAGGGCGTCGCGGGGGACTCCGCAGGGCTGACGGCCACGACGCGGGGCGCGCCCACGGTGAGCGTCCCCGTCTTGTCCAGCACCACCGTGTCCACCGCGGAGAGCTGCTCCAGGTGGGTACCGTCCTTGACGAAGGCCCCGCAGCGGGCGGCGCGGGCGATCGCGGCCAGGACCGCCAGGGGAGTGCCCGCGGCCACCCCGCAGGCCCCGGCCACGATGATGACCGAGATCGTGGAGCGCACGTCCCGAGTCGCCAGGAAGGTGACGAGGGCCGCTGCCAGCGCCAGGTAGACGATGCGGGCCGCCAGCCTGTCGGCCAGACGCTGGACCGGCGCGCGCGAGGACTGGGCGTGGCGCACCGCCGCCACGATCCGCCCGTAGGAGGAGTCCTCGCCGACCCGCTCGACCTCGAGCTCCAGGGCCCCACGGGTGATCGAGCCGGCCGGGACCCGGTCGCCCGGCCCGACCAGGACGGGCAACGACTCGCCGGTGACCCGGGACTGGTCGACGTCGGCCCAGCCGGTGCGCACGACGCCGTCGACCGGCACCCGGCCCCCGGGACTCAGGGCGATGACCTGCCCGGGGCACACCTCGTCCAGGGGGACCTCGGTGGTCTCATCGGTGTGCGGGCCGGTCACCACCCGCGCGGTCTGCGGCAGGAAGGACATGAGATCGGTCAGGGCGTCGCGGCCCCGGTCCATCGACAGGTCCTCAAGGACCTCGGCGGCCAGCACGAAAACGGCGATGACCAGCGCCGTCACCCACTCGCCGATCGCGGCGGCGGCCACGATGGCCAGCAGCATCGACAGCTCCATGCTCATGCGCCGCTCGCGCAGGTCCCCGGCCGCCTCGACGACGATCGGCCAGCAGCCCACCAGCAGCGCCGTGGCTCCGACGACGCCCACCACCCACCCGGGCGCCCGCGCAGTACCCGCGGCCCAGGCGCCCAGGGCCGCCAGCCCCACTACCGTGATGCGCACGATGTCGGCCCGCTCGATCCGGTCGATGATCCGCCCACCGGTGCCGGAACCGGTGAGACCGCTGGCGCCAGAGGTGTCGTCGGCCTCGTCGACGGGCAGTGATGGTGTGGAGGCGGAAGGCGGCTGCGTGGACTGCAGCGGGTGGGCGGTGGGTGGATGAGCCGTCATGCGGGGACTCCTCGCACGCAGGGGGAACGGGGCGGGTCCCCGCAGATCAGGCCGGGGAGCAACATCCAGGAATCTACCGACCCGTCAACGGGCTCGACAGTGTACGAGAGGACTAGACGAGCCTCTGAGACCCGTCGCCGTGTCACAACGGGAGACTTGTCAACCCCGATCTGAGAGCTTGTCCCCGGCGGAACCACGCTGACCTGCGCTGACGCGCGCGAAGTACTGGCGAGACGAGCGGTTGCGCGGGGTAAGAACCTCCATCCGTGACACATCGACCGGGAAATGCTGACCATCGGCCGTCCGAGACGTGGTAAGCGGCACCGCCGGCGGACCCGAGGAGGAGGCGGGACCCGCCGGCGGCGCCGGGGTGCTGCGTGTGCTGCTTCAGCGGCGGCTGCCACCGCCGCCACCGACCGAGCGCTGCTGGACGCTACTCGGTCATGTCACTTGCTACTCGACGACGTCGTCGTCGACCCAGTCCAGGGTGCGCTGGACGGCCTTGTTCCAGTTGCGGAAGAGCCGATCGCGCTCGGCCTCGTCCATGGCCGGCTCCCAGCGCTTGTCCTCGGCCCAGTTGTCGATGACGTCCTGGGTCCCCGACCAGAAGCCCACTGCAATGCCGGCGGCGTAGGCCGCCCCCAGTGCCGTGGTCTCGGCGACCTTCGGGCGCACGACCGGCACACCCACCTGGTCGGCCTGGAATTGCATGAGCAGCTCGTCGCGGGTCATGCCGCCGTCGACCTTGAGCTCGGTGAGGGCCTGCCCTGAATCGGCATTCATGGCCTCGAGGACCTCGCGGGTCTGGAAGGCGGTCGACTCCTCCACGGCCCGGGCGATGTGGGCCTTGTTGACGTAGCGGGTCAGGCCCACCAGGGCGCCGCGGGCGTCGGGGCGCCAGTGCGGGGCGAACAGCCCGGAGAAGGCCGGCACGAAGTAGGCCCCGCCGTTGTCCTCGACGCTGGCGGCCAGCGCCTCGATGTCCTTGGAGTCGGTGATGATGCCCAGGTTGTCGCGCAGCCACTGCACCAGCGAGCCGGCCACGGCGATCGAGCCCTCCAGGGCGTAGACCGCCGGCTCGTCCCCGATCTGGTAGCACACGGTGGTCAGCAGCCCGTTCTCGCTGCGCACCGGGGTGGTGCCGGTGTTCATGAGCATGAAGCAGCCGGTGCCGTAGGTGTTCTTGGCCTGTCCCTTCTCGAAGCAGGCCTGACCGAAGGTGGCCGCCTGCTGGTCGCCCAGGATGCCGCTGATGGGGGTGTCCACCAGCAGGCCGTTCTTGCGGCCGTAGCCGAACACGCCCGAGGAGGGTCGGATCTCGGGGAGCATCGACATGGGGATGCCCATGTCCGCGCAGATCTCCGGGTTCCAGTCCAGGGTGTCGATGTTCATGAGCATCGTGCGCGAGGCGTTGGTGACGTCAGTGGCGTGCACCCCTCCGTTGACACCGCCGGTGAGGTTCCACAGCGTCCAGGTGTCCATGGTGCCCATGAGGAGGTCACCGGCCTCGGCGCGCTCGCGGGCCCCCTCGACGTTCTCCAGGACCCAGGCGACCTTGGGGCCGGCGAAGTAGGTGGCCAGCCCCAGGCCCACGCGGTCCTTGTACTTGTCCGGGCCGTCGTCGCCGGCCAAGCGGTCGCAGATCTTCTGGGTGCGGGTGTCCTGCCAGACGATGACGTTGTAGACGGGCTCGCCGGTGTTCTTGTCCCACACGACGGCGCTCTCGCGCTGGTTGGTGATGCCCACCGAGGCGATCTCGTGGCGGTTGATCTGCGCCTTGGCGAGTACCCCTCCGACGACGGAGCGGACGTTGTCCCAGATCTCGTTCGCATTGTGCTCGACCCAGCCGGCGCGCGGGAAGATCTGCTCGTGCTCCTTCTGGTCGACGGCGACGATCCCTCCGTCGTGGTTGAACAGGATGGCGCGTGAGGAGGTCGTACCCTGATCGATGGCCAGGACGTACTTCTTCTCATCGGGGTTGTTGTGGCTCAAGGAATTGTCCTTTCACTGCGTTGTGAGGGGCGGTGTGATCAGTGCGGGTGGAGGCTACGCGCCGCACGGCCGGTGCAGACGCGTGCCGTCCCGGCCGTACGGGCTCAGAACAGGCCGGCCATGTGGGGGACGATGAGTCCGGCGGCGACGGCGCCGATGATCGGGCCGACGACCGGGACCCAGGAGTAGGCCCAGTCCGAGCTGCCTTTGCCGGGGATGGGCAGGAGAGCGTGGGTGATGCGCGGGCCCAGATCACGGGCCGGGTTGATGGCGTATCCGGTGGGTCCGCCCAGGCTCATGCCGATGACGACGATGACCATGGCCACGGCCAGCGGGCCGAGCCCGGAGGGGGTCTTGCCCGAGACGATGATCCACGCCAGCAGGACGAAGGTGCCCACGGCCTCGGTCACGACGTTCCAGCCGTAGGAGCGCACGGCCGGGCCGGTGGCGAACACGGCGAGCTTGGCGGCGGCGTCGGCCTTCTGGTCGAACTGCTTCTTGTAGGCCAGCCACACGGCGGCGGCGCCTGCCATGGCGCCCACCATCTGGGCGGCGAAGTAGACGAGGATATTGGTCGCCGAGGCGGGGATCCCCTCGGCCAGGTCCCGTCCGGCGACCGCCAGTCCGATGGTGACGGCCGGGTTGAGGTGCGCGCCGGTCTTGTAGGCGGCGTAGACGCCCACGAAAACCGCCAGCCCCCACGCCATGGTGATGACGATCCAACCGCCGTCCTTGGCCTTGGAGGTGGGCAGCAAGACACCGGCGACGACGCCGCAGCCCAGGAGGATGAGGAGGAACGTACCGAAGGCCTCCGAGGCGAAGATCTGGGTCAGGGTCGCAGACATTGCGGCTCTCTTTCTGCACAACGTTGTGCGGGTTCGGACATCGCCGGCGCGGTCCGGTTTCTTGATGGGTGATGGGTTGACGTGCTGCCCGCCGCCGCCGGAAACGGCGGGCAGCACGGAGGTCATCGGGTCGAGCGGCACCGAGAGGTCCGCCCGGCCGACAGGAGCCTAGATCGGCTCAGTGATGTGCGCTACCGCAGCGGCGTCGGTCAGCTCGGCCTCGGCCGCGGCGATCTGGGCCACGCGCTGGGCGTAGGCCTCCTTCTGGGCGGCGACGTCCTCCTCGGACCAGTCCAGCAGCGGCGCCATGATCTCAAGGATCTCGTCGGCGGCGCCCAGGCCCCGGTCGCGGCGAGAGAAGTCCAGGCGCACCCGGCGCAGCAGGACGTCGTCGAGACTCTCGGCACCCTCGTGGGTGACGGCCCAGGCGACCTCGGCGCGCAGGTAGGTGGGAGCCTCCGCCAGCGGCTCGCCCAGCCGCGCCTCAGGGCCGGCGGTGTCGATCGACTCCAGCAGGGCAGGGGTCTCGTCGCCGTAGCGGTCCAGCAGATGGGTGACCCGCTCCAGGGTCCAGCCGCGCTCGCCGGCGATCCGTCCGGCCCGCTTGGCCAGGGCGTGGTAGCCGGCCGCGCCCACCAGGGGCAGCTCCTGCGTGACGCAGGGGTGGGAGTGGGCCAGAGCCTCGCCCAGGGCGTGGTCGACGGCGTCGGAGGCCATCACCCGGTAGGTGGTCAGCTTGCCGCCGGCGATGGCGGTCAGGCCCGGGGCGATCCGGGTGACCGTGTGCTCGCGGGAGACCTTCGTGGAGGCGGCATCCGCGCCCGGCTTGAGCTTGGGCTGGAGCAGGGGACGCAGGCCCGCGTAGACGCCGATGATGTCGTCGCGCGTGATGGCGCGGGACAGGACGGAGTTGGCGTGCTCGAGGATGTAGTCGACGTCGGCGGCGGTGGCCACGGGCTTGGAGACGTCCAGGTCCCAGGGGGTGTCGGTGGTGCCGATGACCCAGTACTCGGGCCAGGGGATGATGAACAGGACCGACTTCTCGGTGCGCAGGAAGACCCCGGTCTCGGCGTCGATGGCCTCCTTGGGAACCACGATGTGAATGCCCTTGGAGGCCAGGACCTTCAGGCCCCCGGCGTCGGTGGCCAGGTCCTGGACATCCTCGGTCCACACGCCGGCGGCGTTGATGGTGCGCTTGGCGCGGACCTCGTGAGTGGCACCGGTGGCCAGGTCGGTGACGCGGGCGCCGTGGACGTGGCCGCGCTCGTCGGTGATGAAGCCGGTGGCCTTGGTGCGGTTGGCGGCCAGAGCCCCCAGGCCGACGGCGGTGCGCACCAGGTCGATGACCAGGCGGGCGTCGTCGACACGGGCGTCGAAGAAGCGGATGGAGCCGGCCAGGCCGCTGGTGTCCAGCGAGGGGGCGAGGGCGGAGGTGCCCTTGCGGCCCAGGTGGCGCTGGATCGGCACGGTCTTGCGGCCGCGGGAGCCGGCCAGGGCCAGGGCGTCGTACATGCCCACGCCGACGGCGGAGTAGGAGCGCTCGTAGTGGTGCTTGAGCGGCCACAGGAAGGGCTGGGCCTTGACCAGGTGCGGCGCGGTGGTGCTCAGCAGGCGGCCGCGCTCGGTGAGGGCCTCGTGCACGAGGGCGAAGTTGAGCTGGTAGAGGTAGCGCAGGCCGCCGTGGACGAGCTTGGAGGACCACGAGGAGGTGCCCGAGGCCCAGTCGCCCATCTCCACGATGCCGGTGCGCAGGCCGCGGGCGGCCGCGTCCAGGGCGATGCCGGCGCCGGTGACGCCGCCGCCGACGACGAGGAGGTCCAGGCCCTCGGATGAGGACATCTCCTCCAGGGCTCGCTCGCGCTGGGCGGCGTTGAGCGCGGTGTCGTGCGTGGGGGCCGGGTAGGCGGGACCCGCGGGGCCGGAGCTGTGGGCGGAGGACTTTTTCTTCGAGGAGGGGGTGCGGGTGGAGATCATGGCTCCTGGACTCCTACGTTTCGAGAGGTCGGTTGCTGAGGTCTGCGGGCCCGGTCGGCGCTGACCGGGGTGCCAGGTGGGTGAGCGGGTGAGCTCCTGACTGCGCCGTGTCCCGCTGCGCTCACGCTGCCCCACCGTGGCGGTGGTCACCACTGTTCGTCATCTGTGGGAGTATGCGCAAGGTGGTTGCACAAACGTGCATACTGGTTTGAGGGCTTCCACAAGAATGTCCGCTTACTTGAGCAGATTCCGTCTGGTCAAGGACATCCGATGTCAGGGTGGAGGAGAATCATGCCCCTCCGTGGTGCGCAAAGGGCCCACGGCGGTGAGAGGAGAGAGACCGACGTGACCGGCAAAGACGCCGTTGACGCCATCAACGCAACTGATGCCGCAAGGAGCGTCGTCGACCCCGGCGGCCTCGTGCGCGCCTACGAGGCGGCCTCCATGTACTACGTCCAGGGGGAGACCATGGAGGTGATCGCCCACCACCTGGGGGTCTCGCGCTCCACCGTCTCCCGGCTCTTGGCGCGGGCCCGACGGGAGGGCGTCGTGCGGGTCACCCTCGTTCAGCCCGGTGGCGCCGGATCACTGGAGGGGCGGATGGAGCAGACCTTCGACGTGCGCACCCACATCGTCCCGGTGCGCGAGGGCACCACGGAGATCCACCGCCTCCAGCAGGTCGCCTCCGTCGCGGCCGCGCACATGGTCGACCTCATCGAGACGCTGGCCGAGCCCGGCGGATCGGGTGGGACCGCTGCTCCGGCCGCGCCGGGGCCCGCCGGCCCGGGGCGTGGGAATCACGGCGACGACGCGAGACAGGGGGATGCGGACCGTGATGGCGCCGGGGGCGTCGTCGTCGGTGTCGCCTGGGGTACCACCATGTCTGAGGTCAGCGCCGCCCTGCCCTCGCGGTCGGTCCCGGGGCTGACGGTCGTCCAGCTCAACGGAGCCTCGGACCCGATGCGCGAGGGCCCCAGCGCCGGCGAGGTCCTCTCGCAGCTGCGCGCCTCGCTGGGGGCCCGCACGATCTCCTTCCCGGTGCCGGCCTTCTTCGACCACGTGGCCACGCGCGAGGCCATGTGGTCGGAGCGCTCAGTCAAACGGGTCCTGGCGGTGACGCGCCGCGCGAGCCTGGCGGTCTTCGGCGTCGGCGCCCTCGATGCCCTCGACGCCGCCCTGCCCTCCCAGGTCTACGAGGGCGGTCACCTCACCGCCCGGGACCAGGCCGTCCTTCGCCGCCAGGACGTGGTGGGCGACGTGTGCACCGTGCTGCTGCGGGCCGACGGCTCCTGGCGCGATATCACCCTCAACGCCCGGGCCACCGGTCCGACCCCCGCCCAGCTCGCCCGTATCCCGCGGCGCCTGTGCGTGGCCGCCGGGACCGGCAAGGCCCGGGCGCTGCTGGCCGCCCTGCGCGCCCGCACTGCCACCGACCTCGTCGTCGACGACGCCACGGCCCGCGCGGTCCTGGAGCTCGCCGAGGCCCGGGGGCAGGCGGGGGCCGGTTCTCGGTGAGCGGCTGACGTGGCAGGATGTGAGCCCGGATCGCACTGCGATCCGCACAATGCCGGACGCCGCCGGTGGAGCACCGGCCTCGCAGGCCGCGAGACGAGAACTGATCCCTACGGAATCTCTACGGAACACGGATGACGATGAGCACTACGGCTGTCACGACAGATGAGTGCCGACCAACCGGACGGCCGACGCACCGGGTCGAGGTCTACGGGGCCGACGGCGCGCGCCGCATCCTGAGGCCGGCGCGCCCGGCGGACGTGCGCGCCATCGCTGAGCTGGTGCGGCCCTACGCCGAGCGCCGCGTCCTGGTCGCCAAGGACCTCATCTCCTACTTCGAGGACATCCAGGAGTTCATCGTCGCTGAGGAGGTCCCGGGCGGCGTCGGAGGCGCCGGTGGGGAGACCCCCTCGCCGGCGGTCCCCAGGATCGTGGGCTGCGGGGCGCTGCACGTCATGTGGGACGACATCGCCGAGGTGCGCACCCTGGCCGTCCACCCCGATGCCCTGGGGACCGGGCTCGGCTCGGCCGTCCTGCGCGAGCTCATCGCGCAGGCGCGGCAGATGGGGCTCAAGCGGGTGTTCTGCCTGACCTTCGAGGAGCCCTTCTTCGGCTCCCACGGCTTCGAGCCGATTGAGGGCACGCCCGTGGGTGCGGACGTCTTCTCCGAGATGCTGCGCTCCCACGACGACGGCCTGGCCGAGTTCCTCGACCTGGCCCGGGTCAAGCCCAACACCCTGGGCAACGCCCGCATGCTCCTGCATCTGTGAGCCGGCCGGGCTCAAAGAGCCGGCTGCGGTCCAGTGCGGCATGCCGTGGCTCTGTGCGGCTTCATGATCGGGCGCGATCCTCTCCGGACAACCATGCGACAACCATGCGACAACCATGCGACAACCATGGAGGAGCACCCATGATCCGCAACGTTCACGAACGCGTCATCAACGCCCCGCTCGAGTCTCTGGGCGTCCTGCTCGACGCTCTGGGGCAGAAGGGTGATCGCCTTTGGCCCTCGCGGTACTGGCCGCCGATGGTCCTGGATCGGCCGTTGGCGCTGGGAGCCGAT from Actinomyces sp. Marseille-P3109 encodes:
- a CDS encoding TetR/AcrR family transcriptional regulator, which gives rise to MSTTVDATIAIIAEQGFGRVSVRSVAARLGVAPGTVQYRSPSRRTLLTDALVRSVQRQAGRVVSHEVDPAQPETLVRALAELLPTGAVQREDAAAWVAFGAAASTRPWLADPYWEALQIMRTWVEGILADARKAGRMRVDLSPAEGARLVTAVVNGLTLDLLNAPPTEPEEVVGHLRSGLGLILDGL
- a CDS encoding RCC1 domain-containing protein, which translates into the protein MTAHVPLAAGRRHTVGRLADGRVVAVGSDSAEECQVAQWRDIVAVTSGNVHIAGNTGRSHTLGLRGDGTVLASGWNSQGQCNVRDWRNVIAIAAGWRFSAGLRGDGTLVTVGRGTEGQRQVDSWREITGISCGDWHTVAVRADGTVCATGNNTAGQCEVDEWLQMRAVAAGYLHTIGLAADGTVRAAGRSEFWGDAERWTDISAVAAGSCHSVGLKDDGTVVASGRSEAGQCDVRQWRDIVAIAAGAAHTVGLRSDGSVIATGSNSHGQLEVGDWSLT
- a CDS encoding L-lactate permease, translated to MTPAVLTALPAHPAPLAPALAGLPAAFTPSTTAVGGNVYLTAAVGLLPLVVFFVLMGVFKVATHWCAIISLVVASITAVALFHMPVGMTIMSATQGMAMGFVPIVYIIIAAVWLYNLTDVSGRSADLRAVFNAIGKGDMRAQALIVAFSFCGLLEGLAGFGAPVAIAAAMVATLGLPKLKAAAVVMVGNAINVGFGAMAIPTTTAGKLGGEDPVTVATAMGHLTWVFCAFIPLLLLFILDGVRGVKQLWPLAIVAGLATGVGHFFTPSISYELTAVLASLLGLAASYVFLLVWSPKTPEEFRSHVAANDAPDRERVVLALLPYILVVVIIAATKLWTLGVNLDKVFKATDLPMKWPGVYGQLLTPKGEPAKSAIYTLQTLSNPGTWIFLTAIIVTFIYAARSVPGKFEMSVGKGFATLAKTCYTLRMAILTIAAVMALAYVMNFSGQTSAIGAALAATGAAYAFLSPALGWVGTAVAGSATSAGALFANLQATAAQGAGLDPRILLAANTIGGGLGKIVSPQNLAIASTAVDAPGTDAEILRKAAPYSIGLLVVLGALVFLASQVGLGV
- a CDS encoding heavy metal translocating P-type ATPase, whose translation is MTAHPPTAHPLQSTQPPSASTPSLPVDEADDTSGASGLTGSGTGGRIIDRIERADIVRITVVGLAALGAWAAGTARAPGWVVGVVGATALLVGCWPIVVEAAGDLRERRMSMELSMLLAIVAAAAIGEWVTALVIAVFVLAAEVLEDLSMDRGRDALTDLMSFLPQTARVVTGPHTDETTEVPLDEVCPGQVIALSPGGRVPVDGVVRTGWADVDQSRVTGESLPVLVGPGDRVPAGSITRGALELEVERVGEDSSYGRIVAAVRHAQSSRAPVQRLADRLAARIVYLALAAALVTFLATRDVRSTISVIIVAGACGVAAGTPLAVLAAIARAARCGAFVKDGTHLEQLSAVDTVVLDKTGTLTVGAPRVVAVSPAESPATPCTDEAEVLALAAAAEWNSEHPIGRAIRTEAAVRDLTVPVPSNVTYSPGAGVSARVDGRRVTVGRREGQEHQPGQDAAGAEANAVIASDTASDPEAPSATSVVEVRADGRLLGTIALADRLRQGAATAVRDLGDMGLEVLMLTGDSAASAGDVARVLDLNENRVRAGLLPTDKEEVVRSLRRAGKSVAMVGDGVNDAPALSAADVGIAMGTGTDVAREAGDVVLVGSAPADLVETVRVARRARGIIMVNFVGTVVVDVAGMIAAGLGLLGPVAAALVHVVSESAFILNSARLVPRPARKR
- the glpK gene encoding glycerol kinase GlpK, encoding MSHNNPDEKKYVLAIDQGTTSSRAILFNHDGGIVAVDQKEHEQIFPRAGWVEHNANEIWDNVRSVVGGVLAKAQINRHEIASVGITNQRESAVVWDKNTGEPVYNVIVWQDTRTQKICDRLAGDDGPDKYKDRVGLGLATYFAGPKVAWVLENVEGARERAEAGDLLMGTMDTWTLWNLTGGVNGGVHATDVTNASRTMLMNIDTLDWNPEICADMGIPMSMLPEIRPSSGVFGYGRKNGLLVDTPISGILGDQQAATFGQACFEKGQAKNTYGTGCFMLMNTGTTPVRSENGLLTTVCYQIGDEPAVYALEGSIAVAGSLVQWLRDNLGIITDSKDIEALAASVEDNGGAYFVPAFSGLFAPHWRPDARGALVGLTRYVNKAHIARAVEESTAFQTREVLEAMNADSGQALTELKVDGGMTRDELLMQFQADQVGVPVVRPKVAETTALGAAYAAGIAVGFWSGTQDVIDNWAEDKRWEPAMDEAERDRLFRNWNKAVQRTLDWVDDDVVE
- a CDS encoding MIP/aquaporin family protein — its product is MSATLTQIFASEAFGTFLLILLGCGVVAGVLLPTSKAKDGGWIVITMAWGLAVFVGVYAAYKTGAHLNPAVTIGLAVAGRDLAEGIPASATNILVYFAAQMVGAMAGAAAVWLAYKKQFDQKADAAAKLAVFATGPAVRSYGWNVVTEAVGTFVLLAWIIVSGKTPSGLGPLAVAMVIVVIGMSLGGPTGYAINPARDLGPRITHALLPIPGKGSSDWAYSWVPVVGPIIGAVAAGLIVPHMAGLF